From a single Rutidosis leptorrhynchoides isolate AG116_Rl617_1_P2 chromosome 5, CSIRO_AGI_Rlap_v1, whole genome shotgun sequence genomic region:
- the LOC139849336 gene encoding uncharacterized protein: MLTKTPKEILLQERVDKSFPDPQPLGENSRRDRSKFCVFHDDYGHDTNRCRDLAEFIAEAYEQGKLDQLIAQNIASTANAIIMPAEANTSNAPNMVERKAPTVKNMGVKMVNKKENQRGIRVINVVEVQDEMSVLQISEQLVSWKCPSITFPPSSLTADVDKLVVVSCRIANTGIMVMKVHVDTGSSVDIMYEQCFSKLPANIQALMRPTAVSLAGFSGESTWPVGQLELQMELVDDRDESLR; the protein is encoded by the coding sequence atgctaacaaaaacgcctAAGGAAATTTTGTTACAAGAGAGAGTCGATAAGTCTTTCCCTGATCCACAGCCTTTGGGAGAGAATAGCAGGCGCGATCGATCAaagttttgtgttttccatgatgattatggtcatgatacTAATCGCTGTAGGGATTTGGCGGAATTCATCGCGGAAGCATATGAACAAGGCAAGCTGGACCAATTAATTGCGCAGAACATTGCGAGTACTGCGAATGCAATTATAATGCCTGCAGAAGCCAATACCTCAAATGCGCCAAACatggttgagcgaaaggctcccaCTGTGAAAAATATGGGTGTAAAGAtggtaaataagaaagaaaatcagcgAGGAATTCGAGTCATTAATGTGGTAGAAGTGCAGGACGAAATGTCGGTACTTCAAATATCTGAGCAGCTTGTAAGTTGGAAATGTCCTTCCATTACTTTTCCTCCTTCAAGTTTGACCGCGGATGTGGACAAACTAGTAGTGGTTTCATGCCGCATTGCAAACACTGGTATTATGGtaatgaaggtacatgtggacactggtagcagtgtagatatCATGTATGAACAATGTTTTAGTAAACTGCCCGCAAACATTCAGGCTTTGATGagacctactgcggtttcacttgccggATTCTCAGGGGAGTCAACTTGGCCTGTTGGCCAGTTGGAATTACAAATGGAATTAGTTGATGATCGCGATGAGTCGCTAAGATGA